From the Nodularia sp. NIES-3585 genome, one window contains:
- a CDS encoding Uma2 family endonuclease, producing MNALTVNLKSVIEMTDEQFFQLCQNNRELRFERNANGELIIMPPTGGETGNRNGRITQQLMNWTDADGTGIAFDSSTCFKLPNGADRSPDASWIKLARWDALTDEQKEKFPPICPDFVVELLSPSDSLKTTQEKMKEYIDNGVRLGILINRKSRQLEIYRPGKEVEVLEFPATVSGEDVLNGFVLNLEMIW from the coding sequence ATGAATGCTTTAACTGTCAATTTGAAATCAGTAATAGAAATGACTGATGAGCAGTTTTTTCAACTATGTCAAAATAACCGGGAATTGAGATTTGAAAGAAATGCAAATGGGGAATTAATAATTATGCCACCAACGGGAGGAGAAACAGGAAATCGTAATGGAAGAATCACTCAACAATTAATGAATTGGACTGATGCTGATGGTACTGGCATCGCTTTTGATTCTTCTACTTGTTTTAAATTACCAAATGGTGCAGATCGTTCTCCTGATGCTTCTTGGATCAAGTTAGCAAGATGGGATGCTTTAACTGATGAGCAAAAAGAAAAGTTTCCTCCGATTTGTCCTGATTTTGTGGTTGAATTACTTTCCCCAAGTGATAGTTTGAAAACTACACAGGAAAAGATGAAGGAATATATAGATAATGGTGTGCGTTTGGGTATATTAATTAATCGAAAATCTCGTCAGTTGGAGATTTATAGACCAGGAAAAGAGGTTGAGGTTTTGGAATTTCCTGCTACGGTTTCGGGTGAAGATGTTTTAAATGGTTTTGTGTTAAATTTGGAGATGATTTGGTAA
- a CDS encoding DUF262 domain-containing protein yields MTISEYCQQMKEKKIIVNHDYQRSGKIWPPAAKSYFIDTLILGFPIPKLYIYQVTDLKTRKTTKEIVDGQQRSTTILSFYNDEFKISGNSQFRGYKFSQLEEEDQSKFLNYQLGIDSFINATPDEIRQTFKRMNSYTVPLNAQEKRYAISQGAFKWFITELSNKYAETLKNIGVFSEKELSRMDDAEFLSDIIFTLLYGVERFSNPGLDKLYKEYEDDFPNSVEINQQIDNAFYWILKWKEIHRTAIVKSYNFYALLLSVIHHLYPNPKLMEVRSVEKKHGFTDDIVLFNLSQLSEVLENKNSIEDKSKYSNFVKAASATTTKGHREIRFQYFCKALEPQIV; encoded by the coding sequence ATGACCATATCAGAATATTGTCAACAAATGAAAGAGAAAAAAATTATAGTCAATCATGATTATCAAAGATCAGGAAAAATTTGGCCTCCAGCAGCCAAGTCTTATTTTATTGACACTTTAATTTTAGGTTTCCCTATTCCTAAACTATATATATACCAAGTAACGGATTTAAAAACTAGAAAAACAACTAAAGAAATTGTAGATGGACAACAAAGAAGCACGACTATATTATCATTTTATAATGATGAATTTAAAATATCTGGCAATAGCCAGTTCAGAGGTTATAAATTTTCACAGTTAGAAGAAGAAGATCAAAGCAAATTCTTAAACTATCAATTAGGTATAGATAGTTTTATTAATGCTACTCCCGACGAGATTAGACAGACTTTTAAACGCATGAATTCTTATACTGTTCCTTTAAATGCTCAAGAAAAACGATATGCGATATCTCAAGGAGCTTTTAAGTGGTTCATAACAGAATTGTCAAATAAATATGCAGAAACACTTAAGAATATTGGTGTTTTTTCTGAAAAAGAACTAAGTAGAATGGATGATGCAGAATTCTTATCTGATATTATTTTTACACTTTTATATGGTGTAGAAAGATTCTCTAATCCAGGCTTAGATAAATTATATAAAGAATATGAAGACGATTTTCCAAACTCGGTAGAAATTAATCAACAGATAGATAATGCCTTTTATTGGATATTGAAATGGAAAGAAATACATAGAACTGCAATTGTAAAATCTTACAATTTTTATGCCTTGTTATTATCAGTCATACATCATTTGTACCCAAATCCTAAGTTAATGGAAGTCAGAAGTGTTGAAAAAAAACATGGTTTTACAGATGATATTGTATTATTTAATCTGAGTCAATTATCTGAGGTTTTAGAAAATAAGAACTCAATCGAAGATAAAAGCAAATATTCTAATTTTGTTAAAGCAGCTTCGGCAACTACCACTAAAGGACATAGAGAGATAAGGTTTCAATATTTTTGTAAAGCCCTAGAGCCACAGATTGTTTAA
- a CDS encoding type II toxin-antitoxin system mRNA interferase toxin, RelE/StbE family translates to MRKLVLTSRFKRSLRKFIKHDQNLQARIEETLQQMETDLFAASLATHQLKGEFDGLRACSCGYDCRIIFSIEKDDETGEEIVVLLNIGSHDDVY, encoded by the coding sequence ATGAGAAAACTGGTTCTTACTTCTCGCTTCAAGCGGTCTTTGCGAAAGTTCATCAAACATGATCAGAATTTACAAGCACGTATTGAGGAAACATTGCAGCAAATGGAAACAGATTTATTTGCTGCTAGTCTTGCTACCCATCAGTTAAAAGGTGAGTTTGATGGTTTACGTGCTTGTTCCTGTGGATATGACTGTCGGATTATTTTCTCTATAGAAAAAGATGATGAAACTGGTGAAGAAATAGTGGTTCTTTTAAATATAGGTTCTCATGATGATGTCTACTAA
- a CDS encoding DUF433 domain-containing protein produces MQKQLKQIIVSDPKVMMGKPVIAGTRITVELILEKLAAGETSEQILESHPRLTPEAIPAALAFAAEALRYDVIYPIVEKAS; encoded by the coding sequence ATGCAAAAGCAGCTTAAACAAATAATTGTATCCGATCCAAAAGTGATGATGGGAAAACCTGTAATTGCTGGTACACGCATTACAGTTGAGTTAATTTTAGAAAAATTAGCTGCTGGTGAAACCTCAGAACAAATCTTAGAATCACATCCTCGACTGACACCGGAAGCAATCCCAGCAGCTTTAGCATTTGCGGCTGAGGCTTTACGATATGATGTAATTTATCCAATTGTTGAAAAAGCATCTTGA
- a CDS encoding DUF5615 family PIN-like protein, producing the protein MNFLADENLDKQIVDRLRQDGHFVWYVAEMERGISDLSLLSRK; encoded by the coding sequence TTGAACTTTCTAGCAGACGAGAATCTAGATAAGCAAATTGTTGACCGTTTGCGCCAAGATGGCCATTTTGTTTGGTACGTTGCGGAAATGGAACGGGGTATTTCCGATTTGTCATTGTTATCGAGAAAATGA
- a CDS encoding antitoxin, giving the protein MRENYDFSKSVKNPYSKQLKEQVTIDLEKDIIQYFEEIAQETGISYLNLINLYLRECMENKRKLSLMESNN; this is encoded by the coding sequence ATGAGAGAAAATTATGATTTTTCTAAATCCGTCAAAAATCCCTATTCTAAACAATTAAAAGAACAAGTTACAATTGATTTAGAAAAGGATATTATTCAATACTTTGAAGAAATAGCTCAAGAAACAGGTATTTCTTATTTGAATTTGATTAATCTGTATTTGCGTGAGTGTATGGAAAATAAACGCAAATTATCGTTAATGGAAAGCAACAATTAA
- a CDS encoding lipid-A-disaccharide synthase: MTKPVDIVILSNGPGEVTTWVRPVVKALRQELGDDPAVVRISVVLSPCPNATGKEGAIALSYPEVDRVQSAEHFWQFLLWGKTFENWEWRDRGVVVFLGGDQIFPVVIGKKLGYRTVVYAEWDARWHNWIDRFGVMQAKVAAKVSPKYAHKFTVVGDLMLEAQKLEQVITPDSSLSTEIIGLLPGSKAAKLSQGVPLSLAIAEYIHAKRPQTRFVIPVAPTLDLQTLASFADTQKNPFVNIFGGLSASLVESEHPVLKTETGLCLELCREHPAHELLSQCRICLTTVGANTAELGALAVPMIVMIPTQQLDAMRSWDGLPGLLANLPGVGSTFAKVINSLVLSRKGLLAWPNIWAKEEIVPELVGKLQPQEVAEMVLDFLDHPQRLEAIRAKLRSVRGESGAAQKLASLVCEIL; this comes from the coding sequence ATGACTAAACCAGTTGATATTGTGATTCTCTCGAATGGCCCTGGTGAGGTGACTACTTGGGTGCGTCCTGTTGTTAAGGCTTTACGGCAAGAACTGGGGGATGATCCTGCTGTGGTGAGGATTTCTGTGGTTTTGTCTCCTTGTCCAAATGCTACGGGTAAGGAAGGGGCGATCGCTCTTTCATATCCAGAAGTGGATAGAGTACAATCAGCAGAGCATTTTTGGCAGTTTCTCCTGTGGGGAAAGACATTTGAGAATTGGGAATGGCGCGATCGCGGTGTGGTAGTCTTCTTAGGTGGTGATCAAATTTTTCCGGTAGTCATTGGTAAAAAACTGGGTTATCGCACAGTGGTTTACGCTGAATGGGATGCACGTTGGCATAACTGGATTGACCGTTTTGGCGTAATGCAGGCCAAAGTTGCTGCAAAAGTTTCCCCAAAATATGCTCACAAATTTACAGTTGTGGGAGATTTGATGCTGGAGGCGCAGAAACTTGAGCAAGTTATAACTCCTGACTCCTCACTCAGCACTGAAATAATTGGTTTACTTCCGGGGTCGAAAGCCGCAAAATTATCCCAAGGTGTACCATTATCCTTAGCGATTGCTGAATATATTCACGCAAAAAGACCCCAAACCAGATTTGTGATTCCCGTTGCGCCGACATTGGATTTACAAACTTTAGCGAGTTTTGCCGATACACAGAAAAACCCTTTTGTCAATATATTTGGGGGTTTGTCGGCTAGTTTAGTTGAATCTGAGCATCCCGTGCTGAAAACTGAAACGGGTTTGTGTTTGGAATTGTGCAGAGAACATCCCGCCCATGAATTATTATCCCAATGTCGGATTTGTTTAACCACCGTAGGCGCAAACACAGCTGAACTCGGTGCTTTGGCTGTACCGATGATTGTGATGATACCGACACAACAACTTGATGCGATGCGTTCTTGGGATGGTTTACCGGGATTGTTAGCTAATTTACCTGGGGTAGGTTCTACTTTTGCTAAGGTAATTAACTCGCTGGTATTAAGTCGCAAAGGTTTATTAGCATGGCCGAATATCTGGGCTAAAGAGGAGATAGTACCAGAACTGGTGGGCAAACTCCAGCCGCAAGAGGTGGCAGAAATGGTTTTAGACTTTTTGGATCATCCACAGAGATTAGAAGCAATTAGGGCGAAATTACGCAGTGTTAGGGGAGAAAGTGGTGCAGCCCAAAAGTTAGCCAGTTTAGTGTGTGAAATCTTGTAA
- a CDS encoding RNA-guided endonuclease TnpB family protein yields MLVFEFKAYGKSAQFTAVDEAIRTAKFIRNSCIRLWMDVKATGKNDLQKYCAVLAANFPFANELNSMARQASAERAWSSISRFYENCNSGIAGSKGYPQFQKDCRSVEYKTSGWKLADDCKSITFIDKKGIGRLKLKGTRNLHFYQINQIKRVRLVKRADGVYVQFCVNVKRSESIEPTGNTIGLDVGIKEYYTDSDGTMVENPKFLRVGEKALRRSQRRVSRKVKGSSNRGKARQILGKRHLKISRQRKDHAVKLARCVVQSNDLIAYEDLRIKNLVKNHCLAKSINDASWYQFRVWVEYFGKVFKRVTVAVNPQYSSQECSSCGEVVKKTLSTRTHVCKCGCVMDRDENAARIILSRGLGTVGHTGTFALDASNALGDESSTQSGVSLVEQVMS; encoded by the coding sequence ATGCTTGTCTTTGAGTTTAAGGCTTATGGAAAGTCAGCGCAATTCACAGCAGTAGATGAAGCAATTCGTACTGCCAAGTTCATTCGGAATAGTTGTATTCGGCTATGGATGGATGTTAAAGCTACGGGTAAAAACGACTTACAGAAATACTGTGCTGTACTTGCAGCTAACTTTCCTTTTGCTAATGAACTTAATTCAATGGCTCGTCAAGCTTCTGCTGAACGAGCTTGGTCTTCTATCTCTAGGTTTTATGAAAACTGCAATTCGGGTATTGCGGGTTCAAAGGGATATCCTCAATTCCAAAAAGACTGTCGTTCTGTTGAATACAAAACATCAGGATGGAAGCTTGCAGATGACTGTAAATCCATAACTTTCATCGACAAGAAAGGCATTGGTCGCTTAAAACTTAAAGGTACTCGTAATTTGCACTTCTATCAAATCAACCAGATTAAACGGGTGAGATTGGTAAAACGTGCAGATGGTGTGTATGTTCAGTTTTGCGTTAATGTAAAGCGTTCCGAGAGCATAGAGCCTACGGGTAATACAATTGGGTTAGATGTTGGGATCAAAGAATACTACACCGATTCTGATGGCACAATGGTTGAAAACCCTAAGTTTCTTCGTGTTGGTGAAAAAGCTCTCAGACGCTCACAGCGACGAGTTTCCAGAAAGGTAAAAGGTTCAAGCAATAGAGGCAAAGCTAGACAGATTTTAGGAAAACGCCACCTCAAAATAAGTAGGCAACGTAAAGACCATGCTGTGAAATTGGCACGGTGCGTAGTTCAGTCCAACGACTTGATAGCCTATGAAGATTTGAGAATTAAAAATCTGGTGAAAAATCATTGTTTAGCTAAGTCTATTAATGACGCATCTTGGTATCAGTTCCGTGTCTGGGTTGAATATTTTGGTAAGGTATTTAAACGAGTCACTGTTGCGGTTAACCCGCAATACAGTAGCCAAGAATGCTCTAGCTGCGGTGAAGTTGTGAAGAAAACACTATCAACTAGGACACACGTTTGTAAATGTGGCTGTGTGATGGATAGGGATGAAAACGCAGCTAGGATAATCCTTAGTCGAGGATTGGGTACGGTAGGGCATACCGGAACCTTTGCACTAGATGCAAGCAACGCTTTAGGAGATGAGTCCTCTACTCAATCTGGCGTAAGCCTGGTTGAGCAAGTCATGTCTTAG
- a CDS encoding heavy metal translocating P-type ATPase, translating to MDTLTLKLRGMSCASCANNIAQAIRLVPGVIDCNVNFGAEQTTINYDQKRTDLKTIQAAIDAAGYSSYLPQKDILAGENEAEKASKLAEDREITRKVIVGGVIGMIMFVGSIPMMTGLNVPFIPAFLHDYWVQLVLTTPVQFWCGWTFYVNGWKALKHHTATMDTLMAVGTSAAYLYSLFVTIFPGFFMAQGLMPHVYYEVSVTVIALILLGRLLEHRARGKTSEAIHKLIGLQPRNARVIRDGVEMDIPITEVAINDVILVRPGEKIPVDGEVITGASTVDEGMVTGESLPVQKHPGDEVIGATINKTGSFQFRATRVGNDTFLSQIVKLVQQAQGSKAPIQRLADQVTGWFVPVVMAIAIATFVIWFNFMGNFTLAIMTTVGVLIIACPCALGLATPTSIMVGTGKGAENGILIKDAQSLELAHKIQTIVLDKTGTLTEGKPTVTDFVSVNGTAHHNELKLLQLAAAVERNSEHPLAEAVVKYAQSQEVSLTEANNFAAVAGSGVQAMVSDRFVQIGTQRWMSELGINTDTLQQYKDAWETAAKTVILIAVDGEIQGVMGIADALKPSSAAAVKILQKLGLEVVMLTGDNRKTAEAIAQQVGIQRLFAEVRPDQKAAIIQSLQGEKGQAKIVAMVGDGINDAPALAQADVGIAIGTGTDVAIAASDITLISGDLQGIVTAIQLSRATIRNIRQNLFFAFIYNVIGIPVAAGILFPLFGWLLNPILAGAAMALSSISVVTNALRLRKFQPKIIS from the coding sequence ATGGATACTCTCACACTCAAACTCCGAGGTATGAGTTGCGCCTCCTGTGCGAATAATATCGCTCAAGCAATTCGCTTGGTTCCGGGGGTGATTGACTGTAACGTTAACTTTGGTGCTGAACAGACTACGATCAATTATGACCAAAAGCGCACTGATTTAAAGACAATCCAAGCGGCTATCGATGCTGCGGGATACTCTTCTTATTTACCTCAAAAAGACATCCTGGCTGGAGAAAATGAGGCGGAGAAAGCCAGTAAGTTAGCCGAAGACCGGGAAATTACCCGCAAGGTGATTGTGGGGGGTGTCATCGGGATGATCATGTTTGTCGGTTCCATACCCATGATGACGGGGCTAAATGTGCCGTTTATTCCGGCATTTCTCCATGATTATTGGGTGCAGTTAGTGTTGACTACGCCTGTACAATTTTGGTGTGGTTGGACTTTTTACGTGAATGGCTGGAAAGCCCTGAAACATCATACCGCAACGATGGATACTCTGATGGCTGTGGGTACAAGTGCAGCTTATCTATATTCTTTGTTTGTAACTATTTTCCCTGGATTTTTTATGGCTCAGGGTTTGATGCCTCATGTATATTATGAGGTTTCGGTGACTGTGATTGCTTTGATTTTGCTGGGGCGATTGTTAGAACACCGCGCTAGAGGAAAAACTTCGGAAGCTATTCATAAACTGATTGGACTACAACCCAGAAATGCTAGAGTCATCCGTGATGGTGTGGAAATGGATATTCCCATTACGGAAGTTGCAATCAATGATGTGATTTTGGTACGCCCTGGGGAAAAAATTCCGGTAGATGGTGAGGTGATTACTGGTGCTTCTACTGTGGATGAGGGGATGGTTACGGGTGAAAGTTTACCTGTGCAGAAACATCCAGGGGATGAGGTGATTGGGGCGACGATTAACAAAACTGGGAGTTTTCAGTTTCGGGCGACACGAGTCGGAAATGATACGTTTTTGTCGCAAATCGTCAAACTTGTGCAGCAAGCCCAAGGTTCTAAAGCGCCTATTCAACGATTGGCTGATCAAGTTACAGGATGGTTTGTACCTGTTGTGATGGCGATCGCGATCGCCACTTTTGTGATTTGGTTTAATTTCATGGGTAACTTTACCCTGGCAATCATGACAACGGTGGGTGTGTTAATTATCGCCTGTCCCTGTGCTTTGGGTCTAGCTACCCCAACTTCAATTATGGTTGGGACTGGGAAAGGGGCGGAAAATGGCATTTTAATTAAAGATGCCCAAAGCTTAGAGTTAGCACACAAAATCCAAACCATTGTTCTGGATAAAACTGGGACTTTAACTGAAGGAAAACCCACTGTGACAGATTTTGTCTCTGTTAACGGTACAGCCCATCACAATGAACTGAAGCTGTTACAGTTGGCGGCTGCTGTGGAACGCAATTCTGAGCATCCCTTGGCTGAGGCGGTGGTAAAATATGCCCAATCTCAAGAGGTGAGTTTAACTGAGGCGAATAACTTTGCCGCTGTTGCTGGTAGTGGTGTACAAGCTATGGTTTCAGACAGGTTTGTGCAAATCGGGACACAACGCTGGATGTCTGAATTGGGAATTAATACTGACACTCTCCAGCAGTATAAAGATGCCTGGGAAACTGCGGCTAAAACAGTAATTCTCATTGCCGTAGATGGGGAAATTCAAGGTGTGATGGGGATTGCCGATGCTCTCAAACCTTCATCAGCCGCAGCAGTAAAAATACTGCAAAAACTCGGTTTAGAAGTAGTCATGTTGACTGGAGATAATCGTAAAACTGCGGAAGCGATCGCTCAACAAGTTGGCATCCAGCGACTGTTTGCAGAGGTGCGCCCAGACCAAAAAGCGGCGATTATTCAATCTCTGCAAGGCGAAAAGGGTCAAGCTAAAATTGTGGCCATGGTAGGCGATGGGATTAATGATGCGCCTGCACTAGCACAAGCAGATGTGGGCATTGCCATTGGTACAGGAACAGATGTGGCGATCGCAGCTAGTGATATTACTCTAATTTCTGGAGACTTACAAGGAATCGTCACAGCCATTCAACTCAGCCGGGCGACCATTCGCAATATCCGGCAAAACCTGTTCTTTGCCTTTATCTACAACGTTATCGGCATTCCTGTAGCTGCGGGAATTCTGTTTCCTTTGTTTGGCTGGTTGCTAAATCCTATTCTCGCTGGTGCTGCAATGGCTTTATCTTCCATCTCTGTGGTGACAAATGCCCTGAGATTGCGTAAATTTCAACCAAAAATCATCTCTTGA
- a CDS encoding heavy-metal-associated domain-containing protein: protein MTLKLTVPNMACSACATNITNAVKTVDANARIQADPQTKFVSVDTQASETAIKDALAAAGYPAA, encoded by the coding sequence ATGACACTCAAACTGACAGTTCCCAATATGGCTTGTTCTGCTTGTGCAACTAATATTACCAATGCAGTTAAAACAGTTGATGCCAATGCTAGGATTCAGGCTGATCCACAAACCAAATTTGTGAGCGTAGACACTCAAGCTTCAGAAACAGCAATTAAGGATGCGTTAGCGGCGGCTGGCTATCCAGCGGCTTAA